Proteins from a single region of Candidatus Cloacimonadota bacterium:
- a CDS encoding desulfoferrodoxin, producing MTKLREIYYCIKCGNLIEVNNEGASALFCCGEPMIKLETQTKDASTEKHVPYIEETESGVLVKVGQNQEHPMMEKHYIKFIEVLTADKVYKAELKPGDKPQAEFPVKKSEIKETREWCNLHGLWKS from the coding sequence ATGACAAAATTGAGAGAAATCTATTACTGTATAAAATGCGGTAATCTAATCGAAGTAAACAACGAAGGAGCAAGCGCTCTTTTCTGTTGCGGAGAACCAATGATCAAATTGGAAACACAAACCAAAGATGCTTCCACAGAGAAGCACGTTCCCTACATTGAAGAAACCGAGTCCGGCGTTTTGGTGAAAGTTGGTCAAAATCAGGAACATCCAATGATGGAAAAGCACTATATAAAATTCATCGAAGTTTTGACAGCTGATAAAGTTTACAAAGCAGAATTGAAGCCGGGAGATAAACCACAGGCAGAATTTCCTGTGAAAAAATCCGAAATCAAAGAAACGAGAGAATGGTGCAACTTGCACGGTCTCTGGAAAAGTTAA